Proteins found in one Gopherus flavomarginatus isolate rGopFla2 chromosome 18, rGopFla2.mat.asm, whole genome shotgun sequence genomic segment:
- the LOC127036956 gene encoding kelch-like protein 1, translated as MAGPEANPRATPVSLGHCMRQGFQELYQAQQLCDVALVAAGRRFISHRLVLGSVSPYLRDRMASAESQGGEVQLQDVSPSILQSILHYLYTGELALTAECAQELFITASRLQIPPLLETVGRFLVESISLETCLRLYALAHTHQHPGLLRAAGCYVSLHFRFLCEHDTFLRLDPGTLIDIITSDGLAVASEQTVYWAVGRWVRADPAGRLPLLPELLGHLRLALLTPEELAEVQADVAELSGAARLGWKELVGERMLQESGGLRRGMYEEVIVCVGRRGHAKGEDSDSPLDCFDPRTERWGAPLGSVPVRFPGFAALGHKLYVAGGCGPDGCFSTSLHEYDACSGQWAQLPSMSWPLDPHGFLVCSRRFYAMGGCTEAAGKLDSAETFDLEQKQWTPAARLPFPLSYFASAALHNKLYLIGGKKHVAGALAPHRGLLIYHISSDSWAQVPLGVGLCHAGAAATVGGICVVGGCRDEDLGEEGEGASCLGNIQASRACFFLGEDGKVRQEVAIPALPRAIASAGAVCWRGRVYVVGGEDSARWLNTVYCWEPSAATWTLCREGPATAECVSWFGCVTLQVPIRSLRTLFQGQSTAPAAEKLEPALGLRRFSTVVWSLLIPIAQPMRQHLLPSPTGTSCPETLSSPFHGTVRPYFLLAAFQLCKADVRLEKSRSPRIVKDNGQWLCNHIYQLP; from the exons ATGGCTGGGCCGGAGGCCAACCCCAGAGCGACACCTGTGTCCCTGGGGCACTGCATGCGGCAGG GTTTCCAGGAGCTGTACCAGGCCCAGCAGCTCTGCGATGTTGCCTTGGTGGCTGCAGGACGGCGCTTCATCTCTCACAG GTTGGTGTTGGGCTCAGTCAGCCCTTACTTACGGGACCGGATGGCCTCCGCGGAGTCCCAGGGTGGGGAGGTTCAGCTGCAGGATGTGTCGCCCTCCATCCTCCAGAGCATCCTGCACTATCTGTACACGGGGGAGCTGGCGCTGACGGCCGAGTGCGCCCAGGAGCTGTTCATCACGGCCAGCAGGCTCCAGATCCCCCCACTCCTGGAGACGGTTGGCAG GTTCCTCGTGGAGAGCATTTCCCTGGAGACCTGCCTCAGGCTGTATGCGCTGGCTCACACCCACCAGCACCCAGGTTTGCTCCGTGCGGCCGGGTGCTATGTCAGCCTGCACTTCAGGTTCCTGTGCGAGCACGACACCTTCCTGCGCCTGGACCCCGGCACTTTGATCGACATCATCACCTCAGACGGCCTTGCGGTGGCTTCCGAACAGACTGTCTACTGGGCTGTGGGGCGCTGGGTGAGGGCTGACCCCGCCGGCCGCCTGCCGCTTCTCCCAGAGCTGCTGGGGCACCTCCGCCTGGCCTTGCTGACCCCCGAGGAGCTGGCCGAGGTGCAGGCAGACGTTGCAGAGCTCTCTGGGGCTGCTCGGCTGGGGTGGAAGGAGCTGGTTGGGGAGCGGATGTTGCAGGAGAGCGGGGGCCTCCGGCGGGGCATGTATGAGGAGGTGATCGTGTGCGTGGGGCGGAGGGGCCATGCCAAGGGTGAGGACTCGGATTCTCCCCTGGACTGTTTTGACCCCCGCACAGAGAGGTGGGGGGCACCACTGGGCTCGGTTCCGGTGCGGTTCCCCGGTTTCGCTGCCCTGGGCCACAAGCTCTATGTGGCTGGGGGCTGCGGCCCGGACGGCTGCTTTTCAACCAGCCTGCACGAATACGACgcctgctctgggcagtgggcacAGCTCCCCTCCATGTCCTGGCCCCTGGACCCCCACGGCTTCCTGGTCTGCAGCCGGCGGTTCTACGCCATGGGGGGCTGCACGGAGGCAGCTGGCAAGCTGGATTCGGCAGAGACCTTTGATCTGGAGCAGAAGCAATGGACTCCTGCCGCCCGCCTGCCCTTTCCTCTCAGCTACTTCGCCTCGGCCGCGCTCCACAACAAGCTCTACCTGATAGGTGGGAAGAAGCATGTGGCGGGGGCCCTGGCCCCCCACCGGGGGCTGCTGATCTACCACATCAGCTCGGACAGCTGGGCTCAGGTGCCGCTGGGCGTGGGACTCTGCCACGCGGGCGCTGCTGCCACGGTTGGCGGGATCTGTGTTGTGGGGGGCTGCAGAGACGAAGACctcggggaggagggagagggggcttCTTGCCTGGGAAACATCCAGGCCTCCCGGGCGTGCTTCTTCCTTGGTGAGGATGGCAAAGTGAGGCAGGAGGTGGCCATCCCGGCGCTTCCCCGAGCCATCGCGTCTGCTGGGGCCGTCTGCTGGCGGGGAAGGGTCTACGTGGTGGGTGGCGAGGATTCGGCCCGTTGGCTGAACACTGTGTACTGCTGGGAGCCCAGCGCCGCCACCTGGACCCTGTGCCGGGAAGGCCCTGCCACCGCGGAGTGTGTGAGCTGGTTTGGCTGCGTGACACTGCAGGTGCCCATCAGATCCCTCCGGACACTTTTCCAGGGGCAGTCCACAGCCCCGGCGGCAG aaaagctggagccggccctgggtttgAGGAGGTTCTCGACTGTGGTTTGGTCCCTGCTCATCCCCATTGCTCAGCCCATGAGGCAGCACCTGCTCCCGTCGCCCACGGGGACATCCTGCCCTGAGACATTATCCAGCCCTTTCCACGGGACGGTCAGGCCCTATTTCCTGCTGGCTGCTTTTCAGCTCTGCAAGGCAG ATGTCAGGTTGGAAAAATCCCGATCGCCACGAATtgtcaaagataatggccagtggctctgcaatcacatctacCAACTCCCTTAA